Part of the Methanobacterium aggregans genome, GTTTATACTGAAGCAGTCATGAACCTCAACAACATCTATGTCCTTTGGTGTTACACCAGCCATTTCATAGGCTTTCCTGGATGCATGGATGGTTGAATCTATGGTTGTTAGGTCCCTCCTGTCGTGGAGTGCTATTGTTCCTGAAGCCTGTGCAGATGCTTTTATGTAAATTGGTGTATCTGTGTATTTCTTTGCATCTTCTGCTGGGCAGAGTATAACACCTGCAGCTCCGTCTGAAACTGGTGAGCAGTCCAGGAGTGTTAATGGATCTGCCACCATACTGGCGTTTAGGACTTTGTCCACTGTTATCTCCATTGGGAACTGTGCAAGTGGGTTTTTTGCAGCGTTTTTGTGGTTTATCACTGAGACCATTGCCAGTTGTTCTCTGGTTGTTCCGTATTCATGCATGTGACGCCTTGCCATCATTGCGTAGAGTGATGGGAATGTTACTCCCTGCTGTGCTTCCCATTCCTGGTCAGATGCAGTTGCAATTGCTGGAGTTGGATCAACAACATCTGTCATCTTCTCAACACCTGCTGAAATCACAATGTCGTGGAAGCCTGATGCAACAGCCATTATACCGTTACGTAGTGCTAAGCCCCCTGATGCACATGCTGCTTCCACACGTGCACATGGTATTGGTGTGAGTCCAGAGTGGTCTGCTATCAGTGAAGCTATGTGTTCCTGACCAACAAAAAGACCTGCAGACATGTTACCAACGTACATTGCATCCAGATCGTCTCCTTCAATATTTGCATCTTCAATAGCTTTCATCCCTGCTTCAGCTATTAGATCCCTGAATGATTTGTCCCATAGTTCTCCGAATTTGGTCTGTGAGACCCCTATAATTGCGACATCTCTCAAATGAATTCCTCCATTTAATTTAAACTAATTTAAATTAATTTTTTTAAACTTCAAAAATATCAGATGGTCCCATTAGGACATCCTTATTTTACCCTTAAATTTAGCGTAAACTGCGTAATCAACGTAGTTCTTGTTTGCAACAAGTTCCCCTACCTTTGGAGCTTTTTCTCTTACTTCTTCAATTCTGTCGTTGACAGTGATACTGAATGCATCACTTCCAGCACCTGAACCGTATGAAACTGCCATCACCCTGTCACCTGGTTTGGCAATGTCCAGAACTGCTGCAAGGCCCAGTGGTGTTGCTCCAGAGTAGGTGTTACCTATGACTGGTGTTAAGAGTCCTGTTTTGTACTGTTCTTCGTTGAATCCCAGTTTTCTGGCTGCTCTGATGTAGAATTTTCCGTTGGGCTGGTGGAATATCACATGGTCGTAGTCAGAGGCTTCTGTTCCCATTTTATTGAAGAGGCCCTTTGCTCCTGATAGAACGTGTTTGAAGTAGGCTGGTTCTCCTGTGAACCTTCCACCGTGTTTAGGATAAGGTCTTCCCTCACGCCTGTAGAAGTCTGGTGTGTCTGTTGTGAAACTGTAGGTTCCTTCAAAGTCTGCAACAGTGTTTTCCTTTCCTATGATGTATGCTGCTCCACCTGCAGATGCTGTGTATTCAAGAGCATCCCCTGGAGCTCCCTGGGCTGTGTCTGCACCGATTGCAAGGCCGTACTCAACTATGCCTGAATCCACAAGTCCCATAGCTGCCTGCATTCCTGCTGTACCTGCTTTACATGCAAATTCCAGGTCTGCTGCAGTTAGTTCTGGCGTGGCTTCAATTGCCTCTGCAACGATTGTTGCGGTTGGTTTAACAGCGTAGGGATGTGATTCTGATCCAACGTAGACTGCTCCAATCTTTTTAGGGTCTATCATTGCCCTTTTAAGTGAGTTACGTGCTGCTTCCACAGATATTGTTGCTGTGTCTTCATCTGGAGCTGGCACTGATTTTTCGTTAACAACGAGTCCTCTTGAAATTGCCTTGGGATCATCTCCCCAGACCTTTGCTATTTCTTCAACTTTTATCCTGTATGAAGGTATGTAAACTCCATATCCTACAATTCCTGACATTTAATATCACCGTTTGAAATGGTTTATACAATCAGTTGATTCTTTTTCAATCTCAAAAAAATTGATTCTTTTATAAATTATAAATAGTTACTTTTTATAGATAGCTATTACTATTTATATTGATGTTGTTTTTTCAATTTAAAATTGTATCAATATCCAAATTTTGAATTTTTAAATTTGTTTTAATTGTATTTCCTATGTTGGCTCTTCTTAAAAATATAAATTGTGATCTGGAAGCCATATGAAATAAAAATTTCATAAAAGGGAACAATTAATTTATAAAATTCTATAATTATTTTTTTTAAAGTTCTGAGTACATTTCACTTATCTTCGTATCTTTTAAAGAGGATAGAATTTAAATAAATATAAGTAATAAAACATTGTTAAAAGGGATTTATAAATCTTGTTATTACTTAATCATACACCTTGCAGGAGTTACATTTTAAAAAAGAAGGATTAAAAATGGAGTTAAAAACTAAAGATGAAATGAGGAATGGGATATGGAAAATTTTAGGAAGTATGGAAGAATCCCAATCCCGGAAAAGGTTGTATGGAAGAATTCCGGACTTTCCAGGGTCTAAAAAGGCTGCAAAACTTCTCAGAAGCACCGATGAATGGAGTAATGCGAATGTGATATTTTCAAGCCCTGATACAGCCCAGAGCTTGGTTCGTGAATATGCACTTCTTGATAAGAAGATATTACTAATGGCATCCCCTAACCTGGAGCATGGATACCTTCTCATTAACCCCAAAAGTGCAGAGGGGAATGAAAAAATAGCTTCAACCAAGGAGGGTGCATTTAAATTTGGTGAAGAAATTGAAGAATTTCCAAGGGTTGACATGGTTGTTGAAGGATCCGTAGCTGTTGATCTGGAGGGAGGTCGGCTTGGAAAGGGAAAAGGATACGGTGATAGGGAAATATCCCATCTTTTCAGTGAAAAAGCCATAGATAATATGACTCCAATTGTAACAACCGTCCATGAGGTTCAGATCGTTGATAAAGTTCCAGAGGAAGTTCATGACAGACAGATAAATATGGTGGTAACACCAGAAATGATCATTAGGATTTAAAATGAAGTTTAATGTAAATTTAGAGTTCAAACTTCAAAATCAGTGCTAATACAAAGGATCCACATTTTTTTTAATAATATAAAAAAAAATTGATTTACCTGGAGCCCATTAGAATTTCACGATTAGTGAAAGAAACTGATCCCAATCAACTTTTTCTATAAATGAAAGGTTAACTTTACTCCGGAGGATTATTTCATTGAATTTATCCTGAAAATCCCCTTTTTTAAATGTTTCACCTGTTTTTAATTCTTCAACTTCAATTATAGAGTTTTTAAGTATATCCTCAGAATCTTCACTCTCTGTAAGATCGCCTACAATGTCCAAGTCACATCTCAATGATTCATTAAATTCAATACCTCTGTAGTAAAATTCTTTAAGCATGTTCCGTTGAGATACGAATTTATAAAGGAGTATTAGATATTCCTGAAGTTCCTGTAATTCATAGTGGTTTAATTCCATTTTTGATCTCCATAGATAGTTGAACCATTCATTATAAATAATTTGTAAATAGTGCTTTTCAGGCTTACTCAACCCTAATTCCATAGATTAAAAATAATTCCATAGATTACTTAAAAAATGTTGTTCAATTTAAAGAAAAATAATTTAAAAAAAGTTATTTTAATCCCCTATTCTCCACCTGTTATCACGTCCAGATCATGGAGTTTTTCCCTCTGTTCCATTTCATTGCCCTTTAAACAGTAGATGTTGAATATTTTACCCACATCAAGTGACTGGGCAAGTTCACAGTTTGGACATTCACATCCCTTAAACTCAGTTATGCATTCCTGACTTTTACCAAGGACACAGTAAAGACCTTCCAGGGCATTTTTAGAACATTCATTGTAGGTTGAGCATGTTCCACAAATACACATGTCTTTTAAGTCTTTTATAGTCTGGTTACGGTCTTCTTCAGACATTTCAATTACTTCTTTAAGTTTGGCTTCAAACTTATCCATAAAAAAACCTCCTTTTAAAGGAATGTTTAACTCATACTATTTTCCAATTCCCTCAAGCCTTTCCCGGAACTCCTTCCTGTGACGTTTTTCCTCATCCAGAATATGTTTCAAGACACCAACAACTTCTTCATCATCTATTATTTCAATTTGGTGGGTGTAAGTTTTTATTCCATCAGATTCAAGTTTTATCTGACGTTTCAACTGACTCTGGAGGTTTTCCTCCCCAAAATCAAGTTCCCTATGTTCCATTGTAGGTTTCCCACCCCTTTTGGTTATGAGGTCTGCAAGCCACCACATGTGACGCATTTCATCAACTGCTATGGCCTCTGTCACCCTGCTTGGATCACATTCATCCATTAAAAAAGAGTTCTGAGTGTATATCATTGAAGCCTCAAGTTCCCTTACAAAATCTTCATTTAAAAGAGCTATGATCTGTTTTTTCTCCAATTTTAAAACCCCCCATTTTTTAGAGTTCACTCAAATTGAATTCAATACATATTTTTTTTGGGCAGTTGGGCTGCAACACATTCATGAACAGCATTTTATGATTATTTTTTTGTAATTTCCAACTAATTTATTTATTGATTCATTGTGCTGGTCATTTGGAAAATTCAATTTCCTTCTTTTTTATGTAGGCAAGGCCCTGAAATATTGCAACCAGTTCCCCTGTATCATCCCTTATCTCAACTGTGTAGCTTCCAAGTTTGTGGTTTCTGGATATTTCCCTGGCCTCTGCAGTTAACGCACCACCCCTCGCTGCATTCATGAAGGATACATCGGCATTTATTGCCACAGAAACCTTACCATGAGAGTTTGATGCAACTGCGAAGGTGAAATCTGCAAGTGTGAATATTGCCCCTCCATGCACAGTTCCTATGCCATTGAAATGGTCATTACCTATCTCCATCCTGGATCTTGCATATCCCTCACCTGCTTCAAGAAGTTCTATACCCAGAAATTCTGCAAACCTGTCCCTTTTAAAAAATCGTTTTAAATCTTCGTCCAACACATGAATCACATCAATTATCTTATTTTAATAGATTTAGTACAATTGTTTAACCTTCTTTTATAAAATAATTTTTAAATTCTTTTTATTTTTTAAATAATTTCTTATTAAATAGGATATATTATTAAAATTCTTAAAAAATTCTTAAAAAAATTTACTTAAAATATTTGGATGTTTTAATATTTAATTTTTAATTTAATATGGAATTTTAACGTTTAAATGGATCATATGTGACCTTAATTTTATTTAAAGACCGCAGAATCTTCTTCCCCTTTTTTCAAGGTATCTTTGATGGTACTCCTCAGCTGTCCAAAATTTCTCTGCAGGCAGGATCTGGGTTACTACAGGATTCCTGTAACGACCGGAACTTTCTAATTCTTTCTTTGAATTTATTGCAGCTTCCTTCTGCTCTGGGTTGTGATAAAATATCACAGAACGGTACTGTTCACCTACATCAGGGCCCTGACGGTTGAGTGTTGTGGGGTCGTGGGTTTTCCAGAAAACATCAAGAAGCTCAGGGTATGAGATGAGCTCGGGGTTGTAGATAACTTCAACTGATTCAGCATGACCTGTTTGTCCTGAACAAACATCATTGTATGTGGGTTTTTCAAATTCACCACCAGTATAACCAACTTCAGTATCAACCACACCTTCAATCTGTCTGAATGTCTGTTCAACTCCCCAAAAACATCCTGCTGCAAAGGTTGCCCTCTGAAATTTACCTTCTCCAAGTTTTTCATCTGTCATAACAAACACCTTTTACTTAAAACCATATCAAGAACTGTGATTTGCTGTAAGTTTACTCTTACGTTTTCCATAGAAGTAATAAACAGTTAATCCAATTGAAAGCCATACTACAAATCTGAGGTGGGTTACAGTTGGAAGCTGTGTTATTAAAAATATGCAGAATACTATTGCAGCTGCAGGTACCACAGGTACAAGGGGGCACTTAAATGGCCGTTCAATATCAGGCCTCTGCCTTCTTAAAACTATAACTGCAGCTGAAACTAGGGTAAATGCTGCAAGGGTTCCTATGTTCACGAGCTCAACTATGTCGTTCAGTGGTAGAAATGCCGCAAGCACTGATGCCACCACACCTACAAGTATTATGCCATTTATGGGTGTTTTAAAGTTTTTATGAACTTTAGAGAATCTTTCAGGTAGCAATCCATCCCGTGACATTGCGAAGAATATTCTAGTCTGTCCGAACATGTTAACAAGGAGTACAGATGTTATACCGCAGAGTGCACCTACCGATACTATTATATCTGCCCAGTGTATTCCCACCCGTCCAAGTGCGTATGCCACAGGAGCAGCAGTTGTTTTGAAGTCAAGGTATGGGACCATTCCATTTAAAACAGCTGCAACTGCGATGTACAACATTGAACTGATTATAAGTGAACCTACAATTGCTATTGGAATAGTTCTCTGGGGTTTTTTAACCTCTTCAGCTGCAGTTGTGATTGCATCAAAACCAATGTAAGCGAAGAATATTATTGCAGCACCCTTGAACACTCCACTCCAACCGTAGGGCATGAATGGATGGTAGTTGGCAGGGTTTATGTAGTTCACTCCTATCATTAGGAAGATGAGTATAACTGCAACTTTTACTGTGACGATCACTGCATTGAAGTTTGAACTTTCCCTGGCACCCCTCACAAGCAGTCCTGTTATTACTGCTATGATCAAAACAGCGGGGAGGTTTATAATTCCCCCATTAATTCCAATGGGATTTATTAAAGAGGAAGGAAGGGTTAATCCCAGTTTCATGAATATGTTGACTAAGTAACTGGACCACCCAACTGACACGGCTGCAACTATAACCAGGTATTCAAGTATAAGATCCCAGCCAATGATCCATGCCCATATCTCACCTAAGGTCACGTAGCTGTAGGTGTAGGCACTTCCTGCAACTGGAACCATGGTTGCAAATTCAGCGTAGCATAGTGCTGTGAAAAGGCATGCTGCACCTGCTATCATGAAGGACAGGATAAGTGCAGGGCCAGAATAATTTGCAGATGCTATGCCCGTTAATATGAATATTCCCGCACCTATGATAGCACCTATTCCCATTAAAAGCAGACCTCCAGATCCAAGTACTCTTTTAAGGCCTTGGTCACCAGAACTTGCATCTAAAAGACTGCTTATGGGTTTTTTCCAGAATATCTTCCGAGTCATACTCCCCTTACCTTAAGTAATGCCTGAACCTTCAGTGGGTGCTCTGCACAGATAATTTGAATTAAAAAGTATCTATAGAAAAAATGGATCCCATTAGAAGTATTTTTATCAAGGGTTACATTCATCTTCATCTGATTTAGGGAAAGATACTGTAAATACAGTTCCTTTGGTTCTATCAAGTTCAATTTTACCATCTAATTGCATCACCAAACTGTTCACAAGCTTTAAACCCAGTGATTTTGTGTTTTTAAAGTCTATATCTTCAGGAAACCCGATTCCATTATCTGCAACTTTCAGAAACACAGTATCATTATTTTTGTAGAGTTCAACTGTAACTTCGCCCATTTTTTCATCTGGAAATGCATGTTTGAAAGTGTTTGTAACCAGTTCATTTATAATCAAGCCACATGGAATTGCTGTTTCCACATCAAAAAGAACAGGTTCCATTTTTTTCTTAATATTATCAGGGTTTATCCTGTGATTGTAGGAGAGACTGTCTACTAAATCTGACATGTACTGTTTAAAATCTATTTTTGACATGCTTTCAGATTTGTAGAGTTTTTCATGAACCATGGCCATGGATCTAATGCGGTTCTGACTTTCCTGAAAGAGTGTTCTTATCTTATCATCCTGGAGGTAATTGGACTGAAGGTTCAGAAGACTTGAGATGATCTGCATGTTGTTTTTAACACGGTGATGAACCTCCTTCAAGAGCAAATCCTTCTCTTTGATGGAATTTTTAAGTTCATTTTCAGTATCTTTCAACTTCGTGATGTTCATGAGGGAGAACAAACTTTTACTTGTTCCAGGTACCACTGAAACAGTTAGGAAAATATTTTTAACATGGTTATCCCTATCAACCAATTCAAATTCATAGCTCTTTGGAACTGAACCTTGATCTGCAAGCCGTAATCTGCGATACTCCTTCATAAGATCTATGTCTTTATCTGAAACGAACTGTTGCCAAGTCATTTTGCACTCAACTTCATCCCTGGAGTAACCACAGAGCTTTTCAAAGGCACTGTTTACAAGGGAAATTCTGTCATCTTCCTCAACTATGATGGTTGCAGCACCCCTATTCTCAAATATTGCTTTGTAATAATTTTTAGATTCTTTAAGAGCTTTTTCTATTTTTAACTGTTCTGTTATATCCTGGAATATACAGTGAGTTTGTTTGAAGTTTCCATCTTTATCATAGCTGATCCTTCCTGTGAATGAAACATTCAATCTGGATCCATCTCTGCATAACATCACAAATGTTACTCCAGAAATTTTTCCTGCTGCCTTGAAACGTGGAAAGTTAGTTCTAAAGTGTTCCCTGGATTCTGGTGTTAGAAAATCTCCAAACCAGTGACCTAAAACCTCCTCACGATCATACCCTAACTTCTCAAGCCATTCCAGGTTAACTTCTATTATAAATCCTTCCTGATTCAGGGATTGATATGCAAGGGGTGCCTCCCTGTATAATGTTTTGAATCTTTTCTCCTTTTTTCTGAGTTTTTTTTCTATTTTAGAGGTATGAATGGCCATTTCCACGGAACATCGGACTTCATTTAAATCCAGTGTTCTCAAGGGGTACAGGTAATTGTCTCTAAAGTTCTGGAAAGGTTTCTCATATTCTGGATTTAAAACAGTTATCACGGGGATTTTCAAGGTTTTAAGCAGTTCAACTGTTTCAAGATAAAGAGAATCTTCTTCTGGAGGATTTTCAATGAAAATTAGATCCGAATGAGATTCCATGGCTTTGTTGAGGGCTTCCTTCCCAAAACTGGATCCGTAAATGGTTTCATAACCTAAAGACTCTAAAACATGCCAAAGCTTAATTAAAAGGGGCTTTTCTTTGAAAACCAGCAGTATTCTTTCTTTGACCATTTTAAAACCTTCAAATAAAGATTAAATAATTTTTTTCATTAATTATATGTTTTCCAATCCTCAGTTTTCTTAATATAATCTTTGAACTTATTAAAATATAAAAATTTGCTTCTAATGTGAATATAATCACACAACATGAAAAATATCTTGAAGATGATCACCCTATCCAGTGGATAATAATTTTAGCCATGAAAGAGATATAAAACTCTTTAATGAAGAACAGAACTGTTGCCGAGATATTGAATAAAACTGCAGATCTTCTGGAAATGGATGGCACCAATTTCCGGACAAAAGCCTACAGAAGAGCTGCACATACAGTTGAATTCCTTCCAGAGGATATAAAATCTGTCAAAGATGAGGGAAAGCTTGAAGAACTTCCTGGAATTGGAAAAAACATAGCCAAAAAGATTGAGGAAATAATAGATACTGGTGGTCTGGAGTACTACGAAGATCTTAAAGCCATGTTTCCAGTTGATTTTGAGGAACTCATGTCTGTTGAGGGAGTTGGTCCGAAAAAAATAAAACTTTTTTATGACACCTTGGGTGTTAGAAACCTGAAAGATCTTGAAGATGCCGCCAGAAGGCATAAAATTCGAAGATTGAAGGGCATGGGGCCAAAAACTGAACTTCTTATTTTAAAAAATATCCAGTTTGCAAGGACAGATACCGGACGAAAACTCCTGGGCCAAATACTGCCCCTTGGAAAATCTCTTAAAGAAAAAATTAATGGATTGGACACTGTTTTCAAGGTTGAGATTGCAGGATCCATCCGAAGAAGAAAAGAAACAGTGGGAGATATAGATCTGCTAGTTGTAGCAGATGATAGTATGGATGTTATGGATAAATTCACTGAAATGAGGGGTGTTGAAGAGATAATATCTAAAGGTCCTCTGAAGTCTACTGTGAGACTTGAAGATGGTTTTGAAGTTGATCTCAGAGTTTTCAGGGAAGAATCCTTTGGATCTGCCCTTGTTTATTTTACAGGTTCCAAGGAAACCAATGTGGAACTTCGAAAAATTGCGATTTCAAAGGGACTTAAACTCAATGAATATGGGGTTTACAGGGATGAAACCATGATTGCAGGGAAAACTGAGGAGGAAGTTTTCAGGGCATTGGGTATGGACTGTCCTGAACCTGAACTTCGTGAGAACCAGGGTGAAGTAGAAGCTGCACTTACAGGGAAACTTCCAGATCTTGTGGACTACCATGGGATCAAAGGAGACCTGCATCTGCACACAAATTGGAGTGATGGAAACTCTAAAATTGATGAAATGGTATTAAAATCTGTGGGTATGGGTTATGAGTACATGGCTGTAACAGACCATTTCAGGAGTATCTGGATTGATAATGGGGTGGATGAAAAGGATTTAAAAAAACAGTTACTGGAACTAAAAGCCATAAACCGGGAACTTGAAGACACTGGGGTGGATATGTGTGTTTTCAGTGGTGTTGAGGTTGATATTGATGATAAGGGAAATCTAAACCTTGACAGGGAAGTTCTTGAAGAGATGGATATTGTTGTGGCTGCCCTTCACTCTGGTTTAAGACAGGATAAAAATGAATTAACAGATAGAATTGTGAATGCCATGTACAATGAATATGTTGACATAATAGCCCATCCCACAGGACGTAAGATCCTTGAAAAAACTGGTTACAAGCTGGAATTTGAAAGGATAGTTCAAGCATCCCTTGATACAAACACATTTCTTGAGGTGAACTCAGATCCAGACAGGCTGGATTTGAATGATGTCATGATCAGGGAGGCCATTGCCCAGGGATGTAAACTTGTGATAAACAGCAACTCCCACAGTTTGGAAGAGATGGATCATATGGAATTAGGAGTGGCCACTGCAAGGCAAGGCTGGGCAGAATCAAAGGATATTACCAATACCTTACCCTTAAAAACTTTTAAAAAAATGTTAAATTTGAATTGAATCAACAGGGTTAAAAGGGCAAATTAATGTTTTGCAGAACCCCATGTCCATGTATACCTAACTGATTAAACAGCAGAGTACAGATGTTTAAATTACATCCATTATAAAACAAGAAAAGGCTAGTCAAAAAAAGGCTAGTAATCCGTTTAAACCTTTAAAATCAAATGAATCCATGAAAAGAATATAAAACTAAGAATTAGTTAAATAATAAATTTTATTAAAGTTTTATAAAAAATAGTCCATGAAATAATATAGAATAATTAATATAGAATAACTCATCCAATACAAAAAAAATGTGTTTTATTTTAGTAATATAATTTTAAAGGGTAT contains:
- the polX gene encoding DNA polymerase/3'-5' exonuclease PolX, with protein sequence MKNRTVAEILNKTADLLEMDGTNFRTKAYRRAAHTVEFLPEDIKSVKDEGKLEELPGIGKNIAKKIEEIIDTGGLEYYEDLKAMFPVDFEELMSVEGVGPKKIKLFYDTLGVRNLKDLEDAARRHKIRRLKGMGPKTELLILKNIQFARTDTGRKLLGQILPLGKSLKEKINGLDTVFKVEIAGSIRRRKETVGDIDLLVVADDSMDVMDKFTEMRGVEEIISKGPLKSTVRLEDGFEVDLRVFREESFGSALVYFTGSKETNVELRKIAISKGLKLNEYGVYRDETMIAGKTEEEVFRALGMDCPEPELRENQGEVEAALTGKLPDLVDYHGIKGDLHLHTNWSDGNSKIDEMVLKSVGMGYEYMAVTDHFRSIWIDNGVDEKDLKKQLLELKAINRELEDTGVDMCVFSGVEVDIDDKGNLNLDREVLEEMDIVVAALHSGLRQDKNELTDRIVNAMYNEYVDIIAHPTGRKILEKTGYKLEFERIVQASLDTNTFLEVNSDPDRLDLNDVMIREAIAQGCKLVINSNSHSLEEMDHMELGVATARQGWAESKDITNTLPLKTFKKMLNLN
- a CDS encoding PAS domain S-box protein, with protein sequence MVKERILLVFKEKPLLIKLWHVLESLGYETIYGSSFGKEALNKAMESHSDLIFIENPPEEDSLYLETVELLKTLKIPVITVLNPEYEKPFQNFRDNYLYPLRTLDLNEVRCSVEMAIHTSKIEKKLRKKEKRFKTLYREAPLAYQSLNQEGFIIEVNLEWLEKLGYDREEVLGHWFGDFLTPESREHFRTNFPRFKAAGKISGVTFVMLCRDGSRLNVSFTGRISYDKDGNFKQTHCIFQDITEQLKIEKALKESKNYYKAIFENRGAATIIVEEDDRISLVNSAFEKLCGYSRDEVECKMTWQQFVSDKDIDLMKEYRRLRLADQGSVPKSYEFELVDRDNHVKNIFLTVSVVPGTSKSLFSLMNITKLKDTENELKNSIKEKDLLLKEVHHRVKNNMQIISSLLNLQSNYLQDDKIRTLFQESQNRIRSMAMVHEKLYKSESMSKIDFKQYMSDLVDSLSYNHRINPDNIKKKMEPVLFDVETAIPCGLIINELVTNTFKHAFPDEKMGEVTVELYKNNDTVFLKVADNGIGFPEDIDFKNTKSLGLKLVNSLVMQLDGKIELDRTKGTVFTVSFPKSDEDECNP
- a CDS encoding 5-formyltetrahydrofolate cyclo-ligase gives rise to the protein MELKTKDEMRNGIWKILGSMEESQSRKRLYGRIPDFPGSKKAAKLLRSTDEWSNANVIFSSPDTAQSLVREYALLDKKILLMASPNLEHGYLLINPKSAEGNEKIASTKEGAFKFGEEIEEFPRVDMVVEGSVAVDLEGGRLGKGKGYGDREISHLFSEKAIDNMTPIVTTVHEVQIVDKVPEEVHDRQINMVVTPEMIIRI
- a CDS encoding PaaI family thioesterase; amino-acid sequence: MLDEDLKRFFKRDRFAEFLGIELLEAGEGYARSRMEIGNDHFNGIGTVHGGAIFTLADFTFAVASNSHGKVSVAINADVSFMNAARGGALTAEAREISRNHKLGSYTVEIRDDTGELVAIFQGLAYIKKKEIEFSK
- a CDS encoding hydroxymethylglutaryl-CoA synthase, whose translation is MSGIVGYGVYIPSYRIKVEEIAKVWGDDPKAISRGLVVNEKSVPAPDEDTATISVEAARNSLKRAMIDPKKIGAVYVGSESHPYAVKPTATIVAEAIEATPELTAADLEFACKAGTAGMQAAMGLVDSGIVEYGLAIGADTAQGAPGDALEYTASAGGAAYIIGKENTVADFEGTYSFTTDTPDFYRREGRPYPKHGGRFTGEPAYFKHVLSGAKGLFNKMGTEASDYDHVIFHQPNGKFYIRAARKLGFNEEQYKTGLLTPVIGNTYSGATPLGLAAVLDIAKPGDRVMAVSYGSGAGSDAFSITVNDRIEEVREKAPKVGELVANKNYVDYAVYAKFKGKIRMS
- a CDS encoding ferritin-like domain-containing protein is translated as MEKKQIIALLNEDFVRELEASMIYTQNSFLMDECDPSRVTEAIAVDEMRHMWWLADLITKRGGKPTMEHRELDFGEENLQSQLKRQIKLESDGIKTYTHQIEIIDDEEVVGVLKHILDEEKRHRKEFRERLEGIGK
- a CDS encoding thiolase domain-containing protein, coding for MRDVAIIGVSQTKFGELWDKSFRDLIAEAGMKAIEDANIEGDDLDAMYVGNMSAGLFVGQEHIASLIADHSGLTPIPCARVEAACASGGLALRNGIMAVASGFHDIVISAGVEKMTDVVDPTPAIATASDQEWEAQQGVTFPSLYAMMARRHMHEYGTTREQLAMVSVINHKNAAKNPLAQFPMEITVDKVLNASMVADPLTLLDCSPVSDGAAGVILCPAEDAKKYTDTPIYIKASAQASGTIALHDRRDLTTIDSTIHASRKAYEMAGVTPKDIDVVEVHDCFSINGLLAIEDLGFVEKGQGGPAIEDGMTQPDGEIPVNPSGGLKARGHPLGATGIAQAAEIVWQLRGEAGKRQIDDVEIGMTHNIGGTGGTAAVHIMSR
- a CDS encoding DUF2769 domain-containing protein, whose product is MDKFEAKLKEVIEMSEEDRNQTIKDLKDMCICGTCSTYNECSKNALEGLYCVLGKSQECITEFKGCECPNCELAQSLDVGKIFNIYCLKGNEMEQREKLHDLDVITGGE
- the msrA gene encoding peptide-methionine (S)-S-oxide reductase MsrA translates to MTDEKLGEGKFQRATFAAGCFWGVEQTFRQIEGVVDTEVGYTGGEFEKPTYNDVCSGQTGHAESVEVIYNPELISYPELLDVFWKTHDPTTLNRQGPDVGEQYRSVIFYHNPEQKEAAINSKKELESSGRYRNPVVTQILPAEKFWTAEEYHQRYLEKRGRRFCGL
- a CDS encoding amino acid permease translates to MTRKIFWKKPISSLLDASSGDQGLKRVLGSGGLLLMGIGAIIGAGIFILTGIASANYSGPALILSFMIAGAACLFTALCYAEFATMVPVAGSAYTYSYVTLGEIWAWIIGWDLILEYLVIVAAVSVGWSSYLVNIFMKLGLTLPSSLINPIGINGGIINLPAVLIIAVITGLLVRGARESSNFNAVIVTVKVAVILIFLMIGVNYINPANYHPFMPYGWSGVFKGAAIIFFAYIGFDAITTAAEEVKKPQRTIPIAIVGSLIISSMLYIAVAAVLNGMVPYLDFKTTAAPVAYALGRVGIHWADIIVSVGALCGITSVLLVNMFGQTRIFFAMSRDGLLPERFSKVHKNFKTPINGIILVGVVASVLAAFLPLNDIVELVNIGTLAAFTLVSAAVIVLRRQRPDIERPFKCPLVPVVPAAAIVFCIFLITQLPTVTHLRFVVWLSIGLTVYYFYGKRKSKLTANHSS